The following nucleotide sequence is from Pochonia chlamydosporia 170 chromosome 4, whole genome shotgun sequence.
CTTCGATAACGGCGTGCCAGAACTGGAACTTGAGTCGGATTCTTCCCTGGGCCTCTTCACGGGTGGCTTCTTGACAGGCTCTCTCGCTGGTGCCGATGGCCGAGTATTCACAATGACTGtatccttggctttggctggggCAGGTTTggacttcatcattggcacCTCATCCCCCGATGAGTCCGAGTTCTCAATAATGGCAGCAGAGAGCACACGCTTTTCCGTCTTGCCCGCcggcttgggcttggatgGAGACGTCTTCGGGGCAGTCGTTTTTGGCTTTGTATTGCTCAGTAACCTCTTGGCTTGGGCCTCTTGAGCCGAAGGCTTCTTGGGTTTAGCTGGCAAAGAACCAGAATTGGATCTGGACATGGCCTCAGCCCCGTACTTGGGCTTCTCGTTCTCAACACTATCCGTGTCGTCTTTGGACCCGGAACTGTCTTCTGCCTTTTGCACCTTGATTTTGGGGGCCGGTTGAGCAGGACCCTTTGCCAAGTTAGCTTGGAGGCGACTTAGGCATTTCCCTTTCCCTCGCTCCTCTTTGGGCAATAATCTTTGCCACTCCACTTCTGACGATGATAACCGTTGATTGTCGTATTTTCGTATAGCATTGTCAATAGCGGTTTGGCGGTCGGCCTGTGAACCATAGTCGTATTTCCAAACATCCAGTTCCTTCCAGCAGGACTTCTTCATGGTCCATTTTTTGGTATCCCCGTTCAAATCTGCCGTCTTTTCCAAGGTTGGCCGaaagtcttcttccttccCTGTCCACTTTTTCTTCAGGTACTCGGTCGTTCGATCCATCACTGCCAATTCGTGAACCAATGTGAATCTTTGTTCCCTTTTCCGTTCCATGACTTGCTGGGAGGCTGAGACTTGTGGACCGAGGTTCGGTGAGCGGGTGGCATTAAGAGCCGGCGACGTAGTTATGGATTTCGGTGATGAGGCATAGCTTGACAAGagcttggccttggtcttggcggcACCTTTGCCTGTGGGAAGCTTCTCGACAACACGAGCCCTGGACAAGATGCTTGTCAGCACTGCAGGCGAGCAATTAGTAGTCGGCAGCTTGACTGGAACGTACCGATCACGAGCCGCGTCATGGGCAGCCAGTCCATTTTGTAGCGCTTCAATATCCGAATCAAGCCCGGATGACGAGCTCTTGCTCGAGGAGGCTTTCTTACTCTTACTCGAGTCGGCTTCCTTGGTGCTCGGTACAGTCTTCTTTCCGGGAAGGCGGGGGGACTTGGGTTTCCGAAAGACAGAGCCTGCTTGTGGTATTCGCTCAGCTCGACGAGTGGACTCGAAAGGTTTCGTCAGATAGAGGTCGAAAGGCACTTCCTCTTCTGGGGTGGGTAGTCGGTGGGTGTTGGGTCCATAATGTAGCATCTAGATGGAATCGTTAGTCCCAAAATCAGGTACGGTCAAGAGGTGCAATTTGAGAAGGCGGGCTCGAAAATGTCTGGGTCACACGCTGATGGCCCAAGTCACTTGCCAAGGACCAACAAACAACTGTGCTCCCGTGTTCCCCGAATAGGCTGTAGAAGTATGGAAACATACGGGTCGTTtccccaactccaactcgAGATCATCCCCCATGCGAGCACTCCGGATCATCTGCTCCACGACATCGTCAGACAAGCTGACGACAAAAGCCTGTGGTGGCACACCAAGGTCTTGATCGGAGGAGCCCGCCAACAGCAATCCGCCGTCGGGGACCTTGAGGGAGTTCATCGTGAGTCTTGTACAAGCAAACAGATGGGAAAAGGTTGGCTTCTGTTTGTTTGAGTAATTTTTTGTGTCGGAAGG
It contains:
- a CDS encoding COM1 regulatory protein (similar to Metarhizium acridum CQMa 102 XP_007812583.1); protein product: MNSLKVPDGGLLLAGSSDQDLGVPPQAFVVSLSDDVVEQMIRSARMGDDLELELGKRPMLHYGPNTHRLPTPEEEVPFDLYLTKPFESTRRAERIPQAGSVFRKPKSPRLPGKKTVPSTKEADSSKSKKASSSKSSSSGLDSDIEALQNGLAAHDAARDRARVVEKLPTGKGAAKTKAKLLSSYASSPKSITTSPALNATRSPNLGPQVSASQQVMERKREQRFTLVHELAVMDRTTEYLKKKWTGKEEDFRPTLEKTADLNGDTKKWTMKKSCWKELDVWKYDYGSQADRQTAIDNAIRKYDNQRLSSSEVEWQRLLPKEERGKGKCLSRLQANLAKGPAQPAPKIKVQKAEDSSGSKDDTDSVENEKPKYGAEAMSRSNSGSLPAKPKKPSAQEAQAKRLLSNTKPKTTAPKTSPSKPKPAGKTEKRVLSAAIIENSDSSGDEVPMMKSKPAPAKAKDTVIVNTRPSAPAREPVKKPPVKRPREESDSSSSSGTPLSKRIKPKQPLPAPSSRSHATKNSQQTQSRAASSSFRSKSTNNTSPTKSSPLASSPPTNASDLDEDTPPIPKKRKMDKEDQPLSVKRRAVQSVPSDVMSKAHKFKMYYQQYEALHYEISDLDNPPHEKLADLLDMRDRLQSMKREIYKQYSPDRE